A genomic segment from Chitinophaga flava encodes:
- a CDS encoding pyridoxal phosphate-dependent aminotransferase, with amino-acid sequence MIQGHGDDAYLFNRPIVADFSSNVWYGGTQEKLVQHIAGKVSGVGHYPDAGAVKLQHQIEQRKELTPGMVMMTNGGTEAIYLVAQAFSGATTTVVVPSFAEYADACKLHKHELSYFFWEKLAPDTRFITDLVFICNPNNPTAQVMSEEGMLQLIQFNSRTIFIIDEAYIQFTRNAITLLPRLHQLSNVLVIRSLTKTCCIPGLRLGYLAGQKSLLDKVRAFRMPWSVNSLALEAGYYIMDHPEEFELPLDSLLADTYKLWEGVRKMPEFKVFPTNTHYFLFETLTGTAAALKLWLVNNYGILIRDASNFYGLEQGHCRVACRNQEDNQLLITALHQWTLS; translated from the coding sequence ATGATACAAGGACACGGAGATGATGCATACCTGTTCAATCGCCCTATTGTAGCCGATTTCAGCTCAAACGTATGGTATGGTGGCACGCAGGAAAAACTGGTACAGCATATTGCGGGCAAAGTCAGTGGGGTCGGCCACTACCCGGATGCAGGTGCTGTTAAACTGCAACATCAGATAGAACAACGGAAAGAACTGACACCCGGTATGGTGATGATGACCAATGGAGGCACAGAAGCCATTTACCTGGTGGCACAGGCTTTCAGCGGCGCTACCACTACGGTGGTGGTACCTTCCTTCGCGGAATATGCCGATGCCTGCAAACTCCATAAACATGAACTGAGTTACTTTTTCTGGGAGAAGCTGGCGCCTGATACCCGCTTTATTACCGACCTGGTGTTTATCTGTAATCCCAACAACCCTACGGCCCAGGTGATGAGTGAAGAGGGAATGCTGCAGCTGATACAGTTCAACAGCCGCACTATATTTATCATCGACGAAGCATATATACAATTCACCCGTAATGCCATTACATTGTTGCCTCGTCTGCATCAACTGTCAAATGTGCTGGTCATACGGTCGCTCACCAAAACCTGCTGTATCCCCGGGCTGCGCTTAGGATACCTGGCCGGACAAAAGTCGCTGCTGGATAAGGTCAGGGCCTTCAGAATGCCCTGGTCGGTCAACAGCCTTGCTTTGGAAGCCGGTTATTATATCATGGACCACCCGGAAGAATTTGAGCTGCCGCTGGACTCCTTGCTGGCAGACACTTACAAGCTATGGGAAGGAGTACGGAAAATGCCTGAGTTCAAAGTGTTTCCTACCAATACTCACTACTTTCTGTTTGAAACCCTCACGGGTACTGCAGCAGCCCTGAAACTATGGCTGGTCAACAACTACGGGATACTGATCCGGGATGCCTCCAATTTTTATGGCCTCGAACAAGGACACTGCCGTGTAGCATGCCGCAACCAGGAAGATAATCAGTTACTCATCACTGCCCTGCATCAATGGACGCTTTCATAA
- a CDS encoding (2Fe-2S) ferredoxin domain-containing protein: MGKDLQKVKRIAFICNGNSCLKKGAEDTTLQLRAAISENNLHEEVHTIRTRCTGQCEHGPIVFIHPEGTWYKEMYPENTTNLVISHFLNDKPVSEAIFFGEETTIR; the protein is encoded by the coding sequence ATGGGCAAAGATCTTCAAAAAGTTAAACGCATCGCGTTTATCTGCAACGGCAATTCCTGCCTCAAAAAAGGCGCGGAAGACACCACCCTGCAGCTCAGGGCTGCTATCTCAGAAAACAACCTGCATGAGGAAGTGCATACCATCCGCACACGATGCACCGGCCAATGCGAACACGGACCAATTGTTTTTATCCATCCCGAGGGGACCTGGTATAAGGAAATGTATCCGGAAAATACCACCAACCTCGTTATCAGCCATTTCCTGAACGACAAACCGGTCAGTGAGGCTATCTTTTTTGGAGAAGAAACAACTATCCGTTAA
- a CDS encoding cobyric acid synthase, protein MKQLRPVMFVGTASDVGKSVIAAGFCRIFKQDGYMPAPFKAQNMSLNSYATPEGLEIGRAQAVQAEAAGVACHTDMNPVLLKPTNDKSSQLVLHGKPAGNQTAWEYFMQDDKRQLFEEVKGAFDRLSVRYNPVVMEGAGSISELNLRHRDITNMRMALHAGAAVYLISDIDRGGVFGSVYGTIALLPPEEKALVKGIIINKFRGDIRLFEDGRKQLETLTGIPVTGVLPYYQDIHIEEEDSVALSLKHKRQTTGRINIAVVLLRHMSNFTDFNVLEKDERVNIFYTDNPADIVTADIVIVPGSKNTMSDLVAIKNNGTARAITEAFKRNKVVIGICGGYQMMGISVADPHGVEGEPGSMPGLGILPVNTVLTREKITRQRRFSYRQQAASCEGYEIHMGHTTGETPSPLNVLDDGQPDGYFLSNRCWGTYLHGILDNTAVLDDLLAACGKTVTAAQSFDYRAFRSAQYDKLAAYIRQHLDMEAVYKAICL, encoded by the coding sequence ATGAAACAACTCCGGCCGGTTATGTTTGTAGGCACTGCCTCCGATGTGGGCAAAAGCGTGATTGCTGCCGGGTTTTGCCGTATATTTAAACAGGATGGGTATATGCCGGCGCCCTTTAAGGCGCAGAATATGTCGCTCAACAGCTATGCTACGCCGGAAGGGCTTGAAATAGGCCGGGCACAGGCTGTGCAGGCAGAAGCAGCCGGCGTGGCCTGTCATACCGATATGAACCCGGTATTGCTGAAACCTACCAATGACAAAAGCTCTCAGCTGGTACTGCATGGGAAACCGGCAGGCAATCAAACAGCCTGGGAATACTTTATGCAGGACGACAAACGTCAGCTTTTTGAAGAGGTGAAAGGTGCTTTCGATAGGCTGTCGGTGCGCTACAACCCTGTGGTGATGGAAGGTGCGGGCAGTATCTCCGAACTGAACCTGCGCCATCGGGATATCACCAATATGCGGATGGCACTGCATGCAGGTGCTGCTGTATACCTGATCTCGGATATCGACAGAGGCGGTGTTTTCGGAAGTGTATATGGTACTATCGCCCTGCTGCCACCGGAAGAGAAAGCCCTGGTGAAGGGTATTATCATCAACAAATTCCGCGGCGATATCCGCCTCTTTGAAGATGGCCGTAAACAACTGGAAACACTGACCGGTATACCGGTAACGGGTGTATTGCCCTACTATCAGGATATTCATATTGAAGAAGAAGATTCGGTAGCACTATCGCTGAAGCATAAACGGCAGACCACCGGCAGAATCAATATCGCTGTGGTATTGCTCCGGCATATGTCGAATTTTACGGATTTTAATGTGCTGGAGAAAGATGAGCGGGTAAATATTTTTTATACAGATAATCCCGCGGATATTGTTACAGCAGATATTGTGATTGTCCCGGGCAGTAAAAATACGATGTCCGATCTGGTGGCTATCAAAAACAATGGAACTGCAAGGGCTATCACGGAAGCGTTTAAACGAAATAAAGTGGTGATCGGTATCTGTGGCGGTTATCAGATGATGGGTATATCTGTTGCCGATCCGCATGGTGTGGAAGGAGAGCCCGGCAGTATGCCCGGACTGGGGATATTACCGGTCAATACTGTCCTCACGCGCGAGAAGATCACCCGGCAGCGTCGTTTCTCCTACCGGCAGCAGGCTGCTTCCTGCGAAGGGTATGAGATCCATATGGGACATACAACAGGTGAAACGCCTTCACCGCTGAATGTACTGGATGATGGACAGCCCGATGGATATTTTCTCAGCAACAGATGCTGGGGTACCTATTTGCACGGCATTCTCGACAATACCGCTGTACTGGACGATTTGCTGGCGGCCTGCGGAAAAACGGTGACTGCCGCTCAAAGCTTCGACTATCGTGCTTTCCGGTCAGCTCAATATGATAAACTGGCCGCTTATATCCGGCAACACCTGGATATGGAAGCGGTATATAAAGCCATTTGTTTATGA
- the cbiB gene encoding adenosylcobinamide-phosphate synthase CbiB, with protein sequence MDAFIKFVLPLLLGYLLDLLLGDPRSWPHPVKLFGHLIGYTERLLNHGAGRLWKGALMTLLLCAAVFAGFYLAQHWLEQWPWAWLAFTTVFVFFALANKSLLLEGREVFDTLHQQGLEAGRKRLSWIVGRDTSALSPNQIRVAVMESMSENLSDGVIAPLFYYALLGLPGMMLYKMINTLDSMVGYKNDRYYYFGRVAARLDDVANFIPARITALLMVLVSGSRRAAQYIIRFGRSHASPNSGYPEAALAGILNCRFGGPNTYHGRVVEKPYIGEQPRDIAHHEFNKVTYINHATTLVMIFFMLLFYYFLSSPPLPGV encoded by the coding sequence ATGGACGCTTTCATAAAATTCGTATTGCCCTTACTGTTAGGTTATCTGCTGGACCTGTTGCTGGGAGATCCCCGCAGCTGGCCACATCCTGTGAAGCTTTTTGGTCACCTGATCGGCTATACGGAGCGGCTGCTTAACCATGGCGCTGGCCGCCTGTGGAAAGGGGCGCTGATGACGCTGTTGCTTTGTGCCGCTGTGTTTGCCGGTTTTTATCTGGCGCAGCACTGGCTGGAACAATGGCCCTGGGCCTGGCTGGCCTTTACCACTGTGTTTGTGTTTTTTGCGCTGGCCAACAAAAGCCTGCTGCTGGAAGGAAGGGAGGTGTTTGATACGTTGCACCAGCAAGGCCTGGAGGCCGGCCGTAAGCGGCTGTCCTGGATCGTGGGCCGCGATACTTCAGCTTTATCACCCAATCAGATACGGGTGGCTGTCATGGAGTCTATGTCTGAAAACCTCAGTGATGGCGTGATTGCTCCGTTGTTTTATTATGCGCTGCTGGGTTTGCCGGGTATGATGTTATATAAGATGATCAATACCCTTGATTCGATGGTGGGTTATAAAAATGATCGTTATTATTATTTTGGGAGAGTGGCTGCCCGCCTCGATGATGTGGCCAATTTTATTCCAGCCAGGATAACGGCTTTGCTGATGGTACTGGTGTCTGGCAGTCGCCGCGCGGCACAGTACATCATTCGTTTTGGTAGATCACATGCCAGCCCCAATTCCGGTTATCCGGAGGCAGCCCTGGCGGGAATCCTCAACTGTCGCTTCGGAGGCCCCAATACCTACCACGGCAGAGTAGTGGAGAAACCCTATATCGGCGAACAGCCCCGTGATATCGCTCATCATGAATTCAATAAAGTAACATATATTAATCATGCTACCACGTTGGTGATGATATTTTTTATGCTGCTGTTTTATTATTTCCTATCTTCGCCACCGTTGCCAGGTGTGTAG
- a CDS encoding TonB-dependent receptor has product MRIFYTVVLSALASPVWAQQSNTDTLSRKILNLKAIDITGSTDKSAHMLSKLDLQLQPVKSAQDLLRTVPGLFIAQHAGGGKAEQILVRGIDNDHGTDFGIFVDGIPVNLPNHAHGQGYADMHFLIPEVIGGAAYYKGPYEASQGDFTNAGAAVYTSLFRPDNQFVKLEYGQFNTARAATMLRLLDKQQQPGTRDQNAYIAADYTYTDSYFDNPQHFNRLNLLGRYNIALNSNNTISLIASGFTSNWNASGQVPLRALEDGSLRRFGSIDPSEGGKTTRINANLLWDTRLSERSSLHQQVYYVRNLFDLWSNFTFYKEDRVNGDEIRQWEKRDLFGYKNTWRHDGRLGKATLQSEIGLGARIDLVNLGRDHVKERELLSHEDSSRVAVANYSLYFSETLRLAGGWSFNVGLRNDVFTFNLHDRMDPSNNGNSVAYRLSPKINIYYDLSPSLAFFAKTGMGFHSNYANVAIRSGQESAVPRSYGADLGANFKLNSKLLLTATWWWLQSDAEFRFIADDGSYENIGRATRTGVDIALRYHIWKPLWADVNLNYAHPRLMDAPAKENHIPFAPVFTSTGGVSWQATKGWNAGIRYRYMGKRAAIEDNSVQSAAYFLTDAVVKYQWRRFEFGLSAENIFKEKWAEAQFYDESQLKDEKAPVMDFHITPGTPFCLRGSITVKF; this is encoded by the coding sequence ATGCGAATTTTTTATACTGTTGTATTATCTGCCCTGGCATCGCCAGTATGGGCACAGCAAAGCAATACAGACACCCTTTCCCGCAAAATACTCAACCTTAAAGCGATCGACATCACCGGCAGCACCGACAAAAGTGCGCACATGCTTTCCAAACTTGACCTGCAGCTGCAACCGGTGAAATCGGCTCAGGACCTGCTCCGCACTGTGCCTGGTCTCTTTATCGCGCAACATGCCGGCGGCGGAAAAGCCGAACAAATACTGGTACGTGGTATCGACAACGACCATGGCACCGATTTCGGTATATTCGTTGACGGTATACCTGTCAACCTCCCCAATCATGCCCACGGACAAGGATATGCCGATATGCACTTCCTGATCCCGGAGGTAATCGGCGGAGCCGCCTACTACAAAGGGCCCTACGAGGCCTCCCAGGGCGACTTTACCAATGCAGGTGCCGCCGTCTATACTTCCCTGTTCAGACCCGATAACCAGTTCGTGAAACTGGAATATGGCCAGTTTAACACAGCCCGCGCCGCTACCATGCTCCGCTTGCTGGATAAACAACAGCAGCCAGGCACCAGAGACCAGAACGCTTATATCGCTGCCGACTATACGTACACCGACAGCTACTTCGACAATCCGCAACATTTTAACCGATTGAACCTGTTGGGCAGATACAACATTGCCCTTAACAGTAACAATACCATTTCCCTCATTGCTTCCGGCTTTACGAGTAATTGGAACGCTTCCGGACAGGTGCCGCTGCGCGCCCTTGAAGACGGCTCTCTTCGCCGCTTTGGCTCTATAGATCCTTCAGAAGGAGGAAAGACTACCCGTATCAATGCCAACCTGCTCTGGGATACCCGCCTCAGTGAGCGCTCTTCCCTGCACCAACAGGTATATTATGTAAGAAACCTGTTTGACCTCTGGTCCAACTTTACTTTTTATAAAGAAGATAGGGTGAATGGAGATGAAATCAGACAATGGGAGAAACGTGACCTCTTCGGATATAAAAATACCTGGCGCCATGATGGTCGCCTGGGAAAAGCAACCTTGCAGTCAGAGATAGGACTGGGAGCGAGGATAGACCTGGTAAACCTGGGGCGCGATCATGTAAAGGAAAGGGAGCTGCTGTCTCATGAGGATTCCTCCCGGGTAGCAGTGGCCAATTACTCCCTCTATTTCAGCGAAACGCTGCGCCTGGCTGGTGGATGGAGTTTCAACGTGGGCCTGCGCAACGATGTGTTTACGTTTAATCTGCACGACCGTATGGACCCATCCAACAATGGCAACAGTGTAGCCTACCGGCTGAGTCCGAAGATTAACATTTACTACGATTTATCTCCTTCGCTGGCATTTTTCGCCAAAACCGGCATGGGCTTTCATTCCAACTATGCTAACGTGGCTATACGCAGCGGGCAGGAGAGTGCTGTTCCCCGTTCTTATGGGGCCGACCTTGGCGCTAATTTCAAGTTAAACAGTAAATTGCTGCTGACCGCTACATGGTGGTGGTTGCAGAGTGATGCAGAGTTCCGTTTCATCGCAGATGATGGCAGCTATGAAAACATTGGCCGTGCTACCCGTACCGGTGTAGATATAGCCTTGCGTTATCATATATGGAAGCCATTATGGGCCGATGTAAACCTCAACTATGCACACCCTCGTCTGATGGACGCTCCCGCAAAGGAAAACCATATTCCCTTTGCGCCCGTCTTCACCAGCACGGGCGGTGTTTCCTGGCAGGCAACAAAAGGATGGAATGCAGGTATACGTTACCGTTATATGGGTAAACGTGCAGCCATCGAAGATAATAGTGTTCAATCGGCCGCTTATTTTCTCACCGACGCTGTTGTGAAATATCAATGGCGCCGTTTCGAATTCGGACTTTCTGCTGAAAATATTTTTAAGGAGAAATGGGCAGAAGCTCAGTTCTACGATGAATCACAACTGAAAGACGAAAAAGCACCGGTCATGGACTTCCATATTACGCCAGGGACACCGTTCTGCCTCAGAGGTAGTATAACTGTTAAATTCTAA
- a CDS encoding Rossmann-fold NAD(P)-binding domain-containing protein, translating to MDQHLPKISILSCGWLGKPLAQHLQRTGYTVKGARTTAAGVQELQEAGIDGYQVVLSESQLDAPDTFWDADILIINIPPRNRERGTEAHVQEIKILKEKLETTSIKKVIFVSSTSVYADVNDMVTEHNMVMPETPNGIALREVEQILLQSPAFRTTVLRFGGLIGYDRIPNAETLLTQRRSNDVPMNVIHRDDCIGIISLLLEKDIWGEIFNACASVHPIRYHYYRAAAQAQKLEMPKKLQPIEQPYKIVSSAKLKQRLGYEFIYDDPLLIFNAPTTGTK from the coding sequence ATGGATCAACATCTCCCTAAAATCAGCATTTTAAGTTGCGGCTGGCTGGGCAAGCCGCTGGCTCAGCATCTGCAGCGTACCGGATACACTGTGAAAGGCGCCAGAACGACGGCTGCCGGCGTACAGGAACTACAGGAAGCAGGCATAGACGGCTATCAGGTTGTTTTGAGTGAATCACAACTCGATGCACCCGATACCTTCTGGGATGCTGATATTCTGATTATCAATATTCCACCCCGTAACAGGGAACGAGGAACAGAAGCGCATGTGCAGGAAATAAAAATTCTGAAGGAGAAACTGGAAACAACCAGTATTAAAAAAGTAATCTTCGTAAGCTCTACTTCTGTTTATGCCGATGTCAACGATATGGTAACGGAACATAATATGGTGATGCCGGAAACACCCAATGGTATTGCTTTACGGGAAGTAGAACAGATATTATTGCAGTCACCTGCCTTTCGTACTACCGTGCTGCGTTTCGGAGGACTCATCGGTTATGACAGAATACCAAACGCAGAAACATTGCTCACGCAGCGTCGTAGTAACGATGTACCGATGAACGTGATACACCGCGATGATTGTATTGGTATCATCAGCCTGTTGCTCGAAAAAGATATCTGGGGAGAGATCTTCAATGCCTGCGCCAGCGTGCATCCTATCCGATACCACTATTACCGGGCAGCTGCACAGGCACAGAAGCTGGAGATGCCTAAAAAATTACAACCGATAGAACAACCATATAAAATAGTGAGTTCGGCCAAACTGAAACAAAGGTTAGGATATGAATTCATTTATGATGATCCGTTATTGATTTTTAATGCACCAACAACAGGAACAAAATAA